In Notolabrus celidotus isolate fNotCel1 chromosome 10, fNotCel1.pri, whole genome shotgun sequence, one DNA window encodes the following:
- the piga gene encoding phosphatidylinositol N-acetylglucosaminyltransferase subunit A isoform X1, translated as MGQRRRAAVNASSSQRVSAAPVEVARVPHKKHKICMVSDFFYPNMGGVESHIYQLSQCLIEKGHKVVVVTHAYGRRKGIRYLTNGLKVYYLPLQVMYNQSTSTTVFHSLPLLRCVFVREGITVVHAHSSFSAMGHDALFHAKTMGLNTVFTDHSLFGFADVSSVLTNKLLTVTLCDTNHTVCVSYTSKENTVLRAALDPEIVSVIPNAVDPTDFTPDPSQRRDDTITIVVISRLVYRKGIDLLGGIIPELCLRHPDLHFLIGGEGPKRIVLEEVREKYQLHDRVRLLGALEHKDVRGVLVQGHIFLNTSLTEAFCMAIVEGASCGLQVVSTRVGGIPEVLPDDLITLCEPTVRSLCAGLETIIARQRSGSVPSPASIHAGVRNLYTWRNVAERTEKVYDRVAGEEVLPLDRRLQRLRAHCGPVAGSIFAVIAIIDVLLLLLLQWLVPDHVMDVAVDATGPHRLWRQEKSGKDSAIN; from the exons ATGGGCCAACGAAGGAGAGCAGCTGTGAATGCCTCTTCATCTCAGAgagtctctgcagctcctgtaGAGGTCGCCCGAGTCCCCCACAAGAAGCATAAAATCTGCATGGTTTCCGACTTCTTCTATCCGAATATGGGAGGAGTAGAAAGTCACATTTACCAGCTATCTCAGTGCTTGATTGAAAAGGGGCACAAGGTGGTAGTTGTCACCCATGCCTATGGCAGAAGGAAGGGTATCAGGTACCTTACCAACGGACTGAAGGTCTACTACCTCCCCCTGCAGGTGATGTACAACCAGTCTACATCCACCACAGTCTTCCACAGTCTTCCACTTCTgcgctgtgtgtttgtgagggaaGGCATCACTGTGGTGCATGCACACAGCTCATTCTCTGCCATGGGCCATGATGCACTGTTCCACGCTAAGACCATGGGCCTGAACACG GTGTTCACCGACCACTCGCTCTTCGGTTTTGCTGATGTGAGCTCTGTGCTGACCAATAAACTTCTGACTGTGACACTGTGCGACACCAACCACACAGTGTGCGTCTCATACACAAGTAAGGAGAACACAGTACTCCGAGCGGCACTCGACCCAGAGATAGTGTCTGTTATCCCCAACGCTGTTGACCCGACAGACTTCACCCCTGATCCCTCCCAGCGCAGAGATGACACCATCACCATTGTTGTGATCAGCCGTCTTGTCTACCGCAAAG GAATTGATCTTCTTGGTGGAATAATCCCAGAGCTCTGCCTCAGACATCCAGATCTGCATTTCCTAATTGGTGGAGAGGGACCAAAGAGGATCGTGCTGGAGGAAGTGAGAGAGAAATACCAACTTCATGACAG GGTGCGTTTGCTGGGAGCGTTGGAGCATAAAGATGTTCGTGGAGTGCTGGTTCAGGGTCACATTTTCCTCAACACATCTCTGACTGAAGCCTTCTGCATGGCCATCGTAGAAGGAGCCAGCTGTGGACTTCAG GTGGTTAGCACCCGTGTGGGGGGAATCCCTGAGGTGTTACCTGACGACTTGATTACCTTGTGTGAGCCGACGGTGCGGTCGTTATGTGCCGGTCTGGAGACGATCATTGCTCGGCAGCGTTCAGGGTCGGTCCCCTCCCCCGCCTCCATCCATGCCGGAGTGAGAAACCTCTACACTTGGAGAAATGTTGCAGAAAGAACTGAAAAG GTGTATGACCGAGTAGCTGGAGAGGAGGTGCTTCCCCTGGATAGACGGTTACAGAGGCTGCGGGCTCACTGTGGACCCGTCGCAGGCTCCATCTTTGCGGTGATTGCTATTATAGATGTTCTCCTCCTGTTGCTTCTGCAGTGGTTGGTGCCAGATCACGTCATGGACGTCGCTGTGGATGCCACCGGCCCTCATAGATTGTGGAGACAGGAGAAGAGCGGTAAAGACAGTGCCATAAATTAA
- the piga gene encoding phosphatidylinositol N-acetylglucosaminyltransferase subunit A isoform X2, producing the protein MGQRRRAAVNASSSQRVSAAPVEVARVPHKKHKICMVSDFFYPNMGGVESHIYQLSQCLIEKGHKVVVVTHAYGRRKGIRYLTNGLKVYYLPLQVMYNQSTSTTVFHSLPLLRCVFVREGITVVHAHSSFSAMGHDALFHAKTMGLNTVFTDHSLFGFADVSSVLTNKLLTVTLCDTNHTVCVSYTSKENTVLRAALDPEIVSVIPNAVDPTDFTPDPSQRRDDTITIVVISRLVYRKGIDLLGGIIPELCLRHPDLHFLIGGEGPKRIVLEEVREKYQLHDRVRLLGALEHKDVRGVLVQGHIFLNTSLTEAFCMAIVEGASCGLQVVSTRVGGIPEVLPDDLITLCEPTVRSLCAGLETIIARQRSGSVPSPASIHAGVRNLYTWRNVAERTEKVYDRVAGEEVLPLDRRLQRLRAHCGPVAGSIFAVIAIIDVLLLLLLQWLVPDHVMDVAVDATGPHRLWRQEKSV; encoded by the exons ATGGGCCAACGAAGGAGAGCAGCTGTGAATGCCTCTTCATCTCAGAgagtctctgcagctcctgtaGAGGTCGCCCGAGTCCCCCACAAGAAGCATAAAATCTGCATGGTTTCCGACTTCTTCTATCCGAATATGGGAGGAGTAGAAAGTCACATTTACCAGCTATCTCAGTGCTTGATTGAAAAGGGGCACAAGGTGGTAGTTGTCACCCATGCCTATGGCAGAAGGAAGGGTATCAGGTACCTTACCAACGGACTGAAGGTCTACTACCTCCCCCTGCAGGTGATGTACAACCAGTCTACATCCACCACAGTCTTCCACAGTCTTCCACTTCTgcgctgtgtgtttgtgagggaaGGCATCACTGTGGTGCATGCACACAGCTCATTCTCTGCCATGGGCCATGATGCACTGTTCCACGCTAAGACCATGGGCCTGAACACG GTGTTCACCGACCACTCGCTCTTCGGTTTTGCTGATGTGAGCTCTGTGCTGACCAATAAACTTCTGACTGTGACACTGTGCGACACCAACCACACAGTGTGCGTCTCATACACAAGTAAGGAGAACACAGTACTCCGAGCGGCACTCGACCCAGAGATAGTGTCTGTTATCCCCAACGCTGTTGACCCGACAGACTTCACCCCTGATCCCTCCCAGCGCAGAGATGACACCATCACCATTGTTGTGATCAGCCGTCTTGTCTACCGCAAAG GAATTGATCTTCTTGGTGGAATAATCCCAGAGCTCTGCCTCAGACATCCAGATCTGCATTTCCTAATTGGTGGAGAGGGACCAAAGAGGATCGTGCTGGAGGAAGTGAGAGAGAAATACCAACTTCATGACAG GGTGCGTTTGCTGGGAGCGTTGGAGCATAAAGATGTTCGTGGAGTGCTGGTTCAGGGTCACATTTTCCTCAACACATCTCTGACTGAAGCCTTCTGCATGGCCATCGTAGAAGGAGCCAGCTGTGGACTTCAG GTGGTTAGCACCCGTGTGGGGGGAATCCCTGAGGTGTTACCTGACGACTTGATTACCTTGTGTGAGCCGACGGTGCGGTCGTTATGTGCCGGTCTGGAGACGATCATTGCTCGGCAGCGTTCAGGGTCGGTCCCCTCCCCCGCCTCCATCCATGCCGGAGTGAGAAACCTCTACACTTGGAGAAATGTTGCAGAAAGAACTGAAAAG GTGTATGACCGAGTAGCTGGAGAGGAGGTGCTTCCCCTGGATAGACGGTTACAGAGGCTGCGGGCTCACTGTGGACCCGTCGCAGGCTCCATCTTTGCGGTGATTGCTATTATAGATGTTCTCCTCCTGTTGCTTCTGCAGTGGTTGGTGCCAGATCACGTCATGGACGTCGCTGTGGATGCCACCGGCCCTCATAGATTGTGGAGACAGGAGAAGAGCG TATGA